One region of Ammospiza caudacuta isolate bAmmCau1 chromosome 22, bAmmCau1.pri, whole genome shotgun sequence genomic DNA includes:
- the AGMAT gene encoding LOW QUALITY PROTEIN: guanidino acid hydrolase, mitochondrial (The sequence of the model RefSeq protein was modified relative to this genomic sequence to represent the inferred CDS: deleted 1 base in 1 codon): MRPLLWAACSQLLPRAAGLCAPKPAVTTMVTASHHSLRPPALLAASSMSAGLLQPLLPGSRAPSCWSSQFNVPPSALLVARPVGICSMMRLPVQASAEGLDVAFVGVPLDTGTSNRPGARFGPRQIRAESAMLRRFNGSTGAAPFDSLRVADIGDVNVNLYNLPDSCRLIRDSYQEIVASGCVPLTLGGDHTITYPILQALAAKHGPMGLVHVDAHTDTGDTALGQRIYHGSSFRRCAEEGLLDCARVVQIGIRGSSYDPDPHKYCREQGFRVVPAEQCWMKSLEPLMREVRAQMGERPMYISFDIDGLDPAYAPGTGTPEIAGLTPAQALEIIRGCKGLNIVGCDLVEVAPMYDVSGNTALLGANLLFEMLCVLPGVKTL; the protein is encoded by the exons ATGaggcctctgctctgggctgcctgcagccagctgctgcccagggcagctgggctctgtgctcccaAGCCAGCTGTGACCACCATGGTGACAGCATCACACCACAGCCTGCGGCCTCCAGCCCTTCTGGCTGCCTCCAGTATGTCTGcagggctcctccagcccctgctcccagggagcagagcccccagctgctggagctcgCAGTTCAACGTGCCCCCCAGTGCCCTGCTCGTGGCCCGGCCTGTGGGAATCTGCTCCATGATGAGGCTTCCCGTGCAGGCGTCTGCGGAGGGACTGGATGTGGCGTTTGTGGGTGTCCCACTGGACACAGGCACGTCCAACCGGCCGGGAGCCAG GTTCGGCCCGCGTCAGATCCGCGCCGAGTCGGCCATGCTGAGGAGGTTCAACGGCAGCACCGGGGCCGCGCCCTTTGACTCCCTGCGGGTGGCCGACATCGGGGACGTGAACGTGAACCTCTACAACCTGCCCGACAGCTGCCGCCTCATCCGGGACTCCTACCAGGAGATCGTGGCCTCGGGCTGTGTGCCCCTCACCTTGG GTGGAGATCACACCATAACATACCCAATCCTGCAGGCCCTGGCGGCAAA GCACGGTCCCATGGGGCTGGTGCACGTGGATGCTCACACGGACACCGGGGACACGGCCCTGGGGCAGCGGATCTACCACGGGAGCTCGTTCCGGCGCTGTGCGGAGGAAGGGCTGCTGGACTGCGCCCGCGTGGTGCAGATCGGCATCCGAGGCTCCTCCTATGACCCAGATCCCCACAAGTACTGCCGGGAGCAG ggtTTCCGCGTGGTCccagctgagcagtgctggatG AAGTCCCTGGAGCCGCTGATGAGGGAGGTGAGGGCGCAGATGGGGGAGAGGCCGATGTACATCAGCTTCGATATCGACGGGCTGGACCCCGCCTACGCCCCGGGCACCGGCACCCCCGAGATAGCCGGGctcacacctgcacag GCTTTGGAGATTATTCGTGGCTGCAAAGGCCTGAACATAGTGGGGTGTGACCTTGTGGAAGTTGCACCAATGTATGATGTCTCTG GCAATACAGCCCTCCTGGGGGCAAACCTACTGTTTGAGATGCTGTGTGTCCTCCCAGGAGTGAAGACACTGTGA
- the PINK1 gene encoding serine/threonine-protein kinase PINK1, mitochondrial, protein MAVRLLLARALRLLPRCRPPCAPRAPRPDPRPGPAPAPAAPPAPWRPWLAWLPAARRLFLRGPAGGLAAVARRGRGGVCLALAMALGLVEPRLEEQRRAEAACRHIQTVFVGKNKPQKDPLSSLRWQGFKLEEYLIGQPIGKGCSAAVYEAAIPFCPAPQDPAQSSPLPALQQQPASASQGAEEEPVVKHQPQGAFPLAIKMMWNISAGSSSEAILDAMGRELVPATGLALSGEYGAVSGRRNPVLGRKKLQPHPNIIQVIRAFTSSVPLLPGAFADYPDMLPLSLNPRGIGHSRTLFLVMKNYPFTLRQYLQENTPDVRLSTVMILQLLEGVDHLVRHGIAHRDLKSDNILVEFDSAGCPWLVITDFGCCLADENIGLRLPFTSSYVDRGGNGCLMAPEVITASPGPGTVINYSKADAWAVGAIAYEILGLANPFYGHGDSSLESRSYQEDQLPSLPNHVPFEVRQVIKVLLQRDPNKRLSARVAANVLHLSLWGDSVVASRTLKPDQMIAWLLCQSAATLLTNRLADKSQVETKMKMCFLANLEFEDLWAAIFLLLAWRSSSG, encoded by the exons ATGGCGgtgcggctgctgctggcccgggCCCTGCGGCTCCTCCCGCGGTGCCGCCCGCCCTGcgcgccccgcgccccccgccccgacccccgccccgggcccgcgcccgcgcccgccgcgccgcccgccccatGGCGGCCCTGGCTGGCCTGGCTGCCGGCCGCCCGCCGCCTCTTCCTGCGCGGCCCGGCGGGCGGGCTGGCGGCCGTtgcgcggcggggccgcggcggcgTCTGCCTGGCGCTGGCCATGGCGCTGGGCCTGGTGGAGCCGCGCCTGGAGGAGCAGCGCCGGGCTGAGGCGGCGTGTCGCCACATCCAG ACCGTGTTTGTTGGGAAGAACAAGCCGCAGAAAGATCCCCTGAGCTCCTTGCGCTGGCAGGGCTTCAAGCTGGAGGAGTATCTCATTGGGCAGCCCATCGGGAAGGGCTGCAGTGCCGCTGTGTACGAGGCAGCCATTCCCttctgccctgctcctcaggatcctgctcagagcagccctctcccagccctgcagcagcagcctgcctcagcttcccagggcGCTGAAGAGGAGCCTGTGGTGAAGCACCAACCGCAAGGGGCTTTTCCCTTAGCTATCAAAATGATGTGGAACATTTCG GCTGGTTCCTCGAGTGAAGCCATCCTGGACGCCATGGGCCGAGAGCTCGTCCCAGCCACAGGCCTGGCCTTGTCCGGGGAATACGGAGCTGTCTCTGGCCGCAG AAATCCTGTCCTTGggaggaagaagctgcagcCTCATCCGAATATAATCCAGGTGATCCGAGCATTCACGTCCTCTGTCCCTTTGCTGCCTGGAGCCTTTGCTGATTATCCTGACATGCTTCCATTGAGCCTGAACCCCAGAGGGATCGGTCACAGCCGCACGCTCTTCTTGGTGATGAAGAA CTACCCCTTCACACTGCGCCAGTATCTGCAGGAGAACACTCCGGATGTTCGCCTCTCCACAGTGATgattctgcagctcctggaaggCGTGGACCACCTTGTTCGACATGGAATAGCACACAGAGACCTCAAGTCTGACAACATCCTGGTTGAATTTGATTCTG ctggctgtccctggctggtCATCACTGACTTTGGCTGCTGTTTGGCGGATGAAAACATCGGCCTGAGGCTGCCCTTCACCAGCTCCTACGTGGATCGGGGTGGCAACGGCTGCCTTATGGCACCTGAG GTGATCACAGCATCACCTGGTCCAGGCACGGTGATCAACTACAGCAAAGCTGATGCTTGGGCTGTTGGAGCGATTGCCTACGAGATCCTGGGCCTGGCCAATCCTTTCTATGGCCACGGGGACTCCAGTCTGGAAAGCAGAAGTTACCAGGAGGACCAGCTGCCAAGCCTGCCCAACCACGTGCCCTTCGAGGTGAGGCAGGTGATAAAGGTGCTGCTTCAGAGAGATCCCAACAAG AGGTTGTCTGCGAGGGTGGCTGCGAACGTGCTGCACCTGAGCCTCTGGGGTGACAGTGTTGTGGCATCCAGGACCCTGAAACCTGACCAGATGATcgcctggctgctctgccagtCTGCAGCCACCCTGCTCACCAACAGGCTGGCAGACAAGAGCCAGGTAGAAACCAAAATGAAGATGTGCTTCTTGGCAAACCTCGAGTTCGAAGACCTCTGGGCAGCAATATTCCTTTTGCTGGCAtggagaagcagctctgggtga
- the CDA gene encoding cytidine deaminase gives MQRSGQHPLPAVPPGQPQGDHLQLLLRRSREAKNCAYCPYSRFPVGAALLTAGGQIFSGCNVENACYSLGMCAERGAIQKAISEGHTSFKAMAIASDMGDDFITPCGACRQVMREFGTDWDVYLTKGDGTYIVKKLEELLPTSFGPEDLKKV, from the exons atgCAGAGAAGCGGGCAGCACCcgctccctgctgtccccccgggccagccccagggtgaccatctccagctcctgctgcgCCGCAGCCGCGAGGCCAAAAACTGCGCCTATTGCCCCTATAGCCGCTTCCCGGTGGGAGCTGCGCTGCTCACCGCCGGAGGGCAGATCTTCTCGG GGTGCAACGTGGAGAACGCCTGCTACAGCCTGGGGATGTGTGCCGAGCGCGGTGCCATCCAAAAAGCCATCTCTGAGGGGCACACCAGCTTCAAGGCCATGGCCATCGCCAG TGACATGGGGGACGACTTCATCACACCCTGTGGCGCCTGCAGACAAGTGATGAGAGAG TTTGGCACAGACTGGGATGTCTACCTGACCAAAGGAGATGGCACCTACATTGTCAagaagctggaggagctgctgcctacCTCCTTTGGTCCTGAGGACCTGAAGAAGGTCTGA
- the FAM43B gene encoding protein FAM43B, whose translation MLPWRRSKFVLVENERKCKGKSLGPGLSYAALLAGFLRSCPDLLPECPLERLGSVFRGKRQKVELNKEDPTYTVRYLGNAVTLHAKGEGCTEEAVGKIWAKSEAGAGGAKMTLTLGPHGIRMTPCEKGARRPGHAYLLHRITYCAADRRHPKVFAWVYRHQVKNKAVVLRCHAVLVSKADKARAMALLLYQTSASAFNEFKRLKRQSDFRHVQQQLLGDAIVPLVPLRRLLNAKCPYRPPAERARCAPRLSSILEEEEDEAFGAGPPLGDPERAAVLRLASDMRGCSLRGPRAAAC comes from the coding sequence ATGCTGCCCTGGCGCCGGAGCAAGTTCGTGCTGGTGGAAAATGAACGTAAGTGCAAAGGCAAGAGCCTGGGGCCGGGGCTGAGCTACGCGGCGCTGCTGGCCGGCTTCCTCCGCTCCTGCCCGGACCTGCTGCCCGAGTGCCCGCTGGAGCGCCTGGGCAGCGTCTTCCGCGGGAAACGCCAGAAAGTGGAGCTGAACAAGGAGGACCCGACGTACACGGTGAGGTACCTGGGCAACGCCGTCACCCTGCACGCCAAGGGCGAGGGCTGCACCGAGGAGGCGGTGGGCAAGATCTGGGCCAAGAGCGAGGCGGGCGCCGGCGGGGCCAAGATGACGCTGACGCTGGGCCCTCATGGCATCCGCATGACGCCCTGCGAGAAGGGGGCCCGCCGGCCGGGCCACGCGTACCTGCTGCACCGCATCACCTACTGCGCCGCCGACCGCCGGCACCCCAAGGTGTTCGCCTGGGTGTACCGGCACCAGGTGAAGAACAAGGCGGTGGTGCTGCGCTGCCACGCCGTGCTGGTCTCCAAGGCCGACAAGGCGCGCGCCATGGCCCTGCTCCTCTACCAGACCTCGGCCTCCGCCTTCAACGAGTTCAAGCGCCTCAAGAGACAGAGCGATTTCCGCCacgtccagcagcagctcctgggcgACGCCATCGTGCCCTTGGTGCCGCTCCGCAGGCTGCTCAACGCCAAGTGTCCCTACCGGCCGCCGGCCGAGCGGGCCCGCTGCGCCCCAAGGCTCAGCTCCatcctggaggaggaggaggatgaggccTTCGGCGCCGGGCCGCCCCTGGGGGACCCCGAGCGAGCGGCCGTGCTGCGGCTGGCCAGCGACatgaggggctgcagcctgcgcgggccccgcgccgccgcgTGCTGA